The Nostoc sp. NIES-3756 DNA window GCGTTTCACTCTATTGAGTAGCAAAATATCATCAAAATGTAACTCCTGTAGTCTTTCGATACTACGACTCGGATAAATTACCACAACTTGCCAAGGGTAGGGAGGTTTGGATTGTCTTAAATAGAGAAATAGTTCAGCAAACAAGCGGTAGTATAAATCATCATCTGGTTAAAACTGAACTTCAACCAAATATACTGGTTTTGCGGAGTCGTTAATTTTTGGAAAAAACAAGCCATCTATACGAAAAGCCAGTTGTTTAACTTCGCGGGAGGTAAACTCATATATACTTGCTTCTTGTGGAGACTGGTTAATTAGTTCAAAAAAAATGCTTGGAAAAGCTTGAAATAAGCTGTAGAAGATAGTATCCGTTTTCATATTTATAAACTTAATTTTAGTTCTTATAAATTAAAAATACTGAACCAATAGGGCCAAAATTCTCCACATATATTTTGTTGTTGTAATACAATCCTGGTGACATCCCACCGTCAAATAAAATTCCTTCTTGAATCTTTCCTAAACAGTTATTGCGCGCAATACCTTCTAAAACATCATCGAATTTATCTGGTGTTAACTCTTGATTATTAGAACTTAGTTCAATTGGTGAATTAGCTTTTGCATCATTGACTAACAAAATCACATAACCTTTATTAGTAATTGCAGCCATAGAACGGTTTGTGGCTTGCTTACAGGCAAATTCGCCTAAATCTTGGCAGATATCTTTAAATTTACCTTGACGATAAAATCTACCATTACCGCCGACTAAGTTGTAATTAAGTATATTACTGTCTCGTCTCCCAGCTTGGATTGTCGCCTGACGTTCCTGCGGCTTACCGCCAGAAATGCCAAAGGAAGAACGTTTATTTTTAAAATCGCCTGAATACTCTACTCCACGAGAAATATTTAATCCTTGGGGTTTATTCTCAGGATCTATATAGTCGGCGTTAATTGCGGCGATCGCTCGTTTACCATTTAATTTAGAGTTGCCATCAGAAATTAACTCATTAAATTGTTTAGGAATATATTCTCGGCGAAATTTCCCCCTAGCATCTTTACTATATATCTGATGGGATAATCCGACATTGACTTTAAAATCTAATATTGGTGATTTGGGATTAAAAATAATTACATGATTAATCCCTTTGTTAAATTTTTCACCCCGATTATTAGTTTTGAAAAATTCAATGCTAAATTGAACATCATTACCAGGACAAGTCTTTGCCGCTTTTGGTGTGGAACTGGCATCAATTCTTGTACAACCTGACAATAAACTGATAGTAAATATAAATATAGATAAAGCAAATATTTTTCTCAAATACATACAAATAAATAACCCACTATAGAAAGACTATAGCGGGTAATAATGACAATTCTGAATCAAATTTTGTGGAATGGGTATCTTGCCCGTCCTTTCCCATTTCTGGGGGAGGCAAGATGCCTACCCTACAAGAATTATTCTTTCATTATTTAAGAAAGCCATTCCACAACAGCTTCTTCTTTGGTGTTGGTGTTACGGGATGGGGTTTCACGGTTAAACTTCATATGAATTGAGCGGGTTTGCTCACCATCAGCCGCAACAGCCAAGATAGGATAGTCGATTAAGCCGTCTTGGAAGGACATTTGGAAGCGGAATGTACCATCGGGATTGAGTTTGATGGGACGGCCGCCAATTGTGACGGTAGCGTCGGGTTCGGTTGCACCGTAAACAATCAATTCAGCATCAGCAATTAGCCAGAACTGGCGAGGACGGATGGGGATGGCGGAACCAGAGAAGCCAACACCAGACATACCTACACCGGACATATTCAAGCCGGAGGTGGTGGGAACTGCCCACATACCTACACCAGAGGGGAAGATGTAAGAACTGATAGCTTGTTCGGGACGCACAGAACCAGGGACGTGCTGTTGGGAACCGAACAGAGAACCTGCAACCCGTTGTGCTTCGGCGGACTCTGCCAAGCCGAAGATGTGGTCATAGATGGGGTTGCTACCGTTAGCACCAGCTGCAACTGGGATTTTCTTAGCTGGGGGTACGAGTTCGTAAAGTGTCTTAGCGCGCAAGTCTTCTTCAAAGTTGACGGTGATGAAGACATCTTCAATCCAGTCGGAAGGATAGACTGGGGGAATGTGGACGCGAGCGGAACGTGCTAGAACTAACCAACGTCCATCTACTGCACGATAACCGATATCGAGCACATAATCGCGATCGCTCACTGGAATGGGTACGTACCATTCTCTTGCTAACTCATCCGCAGGATATTCTTGGATGCTGTGGGGGCTTTGGTAATCGAGGTTAATATCGGTTACGTCGTAAATCCGCAGAGCTAATTGTTGTCCACCTTGGCGGCGTAACTCTTCTTTATGGTCGTTAGGAACATCCCAGTAAGCGTAAGCCCACTGAGGATCGCGTGGTAATAGAACAATCCGGCTGTCACCGTAACCACCTGGCAAGTCTGCTAGTCCTTCATCAACATCAGCTAGAGATCCACCAGTACGATCTTCTTGTCCTAATTCAAATTTCGCGGCTTCCACGGTTTCCTGTGCCTCCAGTGAACGAGTTGGGTTAAGCAAAGCTTTGTTTCGCTGGACTTCTTGAATTGCTGCCAGCAATTGCGATTTACGCATTCGGCTATAACGAGAGATGCTAAATTCACTAGCAACTCTCCGTAGTTGCCGTAATGTCATCTCTTCTAACGGTGGGCG harbors:
- a CDS encoding phosphodiester glycosidase family protein, which produces MYLRKIFALSIFIFTISLLSGCTRIDASSTPKAAKTCPGNDVQFSIEFFKTNNRGEKFNKGINHVIIFNPKSPILDFKVNVGLSHQIYSKDARGKFRREYIPKQFNELISDGNSKLNGKRAIAAINADYIDPENKPQGLNISRGVEYSGDFKNKRSSFGISGGKPQERQATIQAGRRDSNILNYNLVGGNGRFYRQGKFKDICQDLGEFACKQATNRSMAAITNKGYVILLVNDAKANSPIELSSNNQELTPDKFDDVLEGIARNNCLGKIQEGILFDGGMSPGLYYNNKIYVENFGPIGSVFLIYKN
- a CDS encoding DUF4912 domain-containing protein; this translates as MAKERPPLEEMTLRQLRRVASEFSISRYSRMRKSQLLAAIQEVQRNKALLNPTRSLEAQETVEAAKFELGQEDRTGGSLADVDEGLADLPGGYGDSRIVLLPRDPQWAYAYWDVPNDHKEELRRQGGQQLALRIYDVTDINLDYQSPHSIQEYPADELAREWYVPIPVSDRDYVLDIGYRAVDGRWLVLARSARVHIPPVYPSDWIEDVFITVNFEEDLRAKTLYELVPPAKKIPVAAGANGSNPIYDHIFGLAESAEAQRVAGSLFGSQQHVPGSVRPEQAISSYIFPSGVGMWAVPTTSGLNMSGVGMSGVGFSGSAIPIRPRQFWLIADAELIVYGATEPDATVTIGGRPIKLNPDGTFRFQMSFQDGLIDYPILAVAADGEQTRSIHMKFNRETPSRNTNTKEEAVVEWLS